A single genomic interval of Aedes aegypti strain LVP_AGWG chromosome 1, AaegL5.0 Primary Assembly, whole genome shotgun sequence harbors:
- the LOC5579063 gene encoding uncharacterized protein LOC5579063, with protein MSSHNWTIDETNLMIRKRLELLGCARSDKVYDQISNYLAEDHNYYKNAAACQTRFNNLLKTYRTCVKRQESGGKVCKVRFPFFDTFHQYYGNPNAHHPVDNGNSKCKTEIFLDDLFADSSYAVGLNVAGAGVGVDVGVMEGDSMMMDSTQTEDEYVESPEANHHGQDADEELTTSLTVNNGLEDLKLRLMEQKLLYYTNQNMLLQIKQEHYRQKDQDRARSQLMAEEILKVLRGIHSCLKKSLEVKVVPQQPKKGSETSAPVIDEKKPEEPKIKEDIGEEEEEAEEEEEAEGSSSVIPIDIDSGEEEEEEDEDEFNGDGQSGSGGSSEEVVKKPEFARLKVRKNIFPPWNRIQTVLLIKIHCDLRPKFKGYNLFECVSNKLIELHINRTPRDCRTRWNNLFRSYKECRSRLRVNDKAPVKFEYFDEIDAYYKDCQFLTNVV; from the exons ATGTCGAGCCACAACTGGACCATCGATGAGACGAATCTCATGATCCGGAAGCGTCTGGAACTGCTCGGATGTGCCCGCAGCGACAAAGTCTACGACCAAATCTCCAACTACCTGGCCGAGGACCATAACTACTAT aaaaacgCGGCAGCATGCCAAACGAGATTCAACAACCTGCTGAAAACATATCGGACCTGCGTCAAGAGACAGGAATCGGGCGGAAAGGTGTGCAAGGTGCGCTTTCCCTTCTTCGACACGTTCCATCAATATTACGGCAATCCTAACGCTCATCATCCGGTCGATAACGGGAACAGTAAGTGCAAAACGGAGATCTTCCTGGACGACCTATTCGCGGATAGTTCCTATGCTGTCGGGTTGAATGTTGCCGGTGCGGGTGTTGGAGTGGACGTTGGGGTCATGGAGGGGGACAGCATGATGATGGACTCCACGCAGACCGAGGATGAGTATGTGGAATCGCCCGAGGCCAACCACCATGGGCAAGATGCAGATGAGGAACTGACGACTTCGCTCACGGTGAACAATGGCCTGGAGGACTTGAAGCTGAGGCTGATGGAGCAGAAGTTGCTCTACTACACGAATCAGAATATGTTGCTGCAGATCAAACAGGAACACTACCGGCAAAAGGACCAGGATCGAGCTCGGAGCCAGCTGATGGCCGAAGAGATCCTCAAAGTGCTGCGGGGAATTCACTCGTGCTTGAAGAAGAGCCTGGAGGTCAAAGTGGTCCCGCAGCAGCCGAAAAAAGGTTCGGAAACTAGTGCTCCGGTGATAGATGAGAAGAAGCCCGAGGAGCCAAAGATCAAAGAGGACATTGGCGAGGAGGAAGAGGAAGCCGAAGAGGAGGAAGAAGCGGAAGGCAGTAGTTCGGTGATTCCTATCGATATAGACTCCGGCGAGGAAGAGGAGGAAGAAGACGAGGACGAATTCAACGGCGATGGGCAATCCGGCAGCGGAGGAAGCAGCGAGGAGGTGGTCAAAAAGCCGGAATTTGCCAGACTGAAAGTGCGCAAGAATATCTTCCCGCCCTGGAACCGCATTCAGACGGTACTGCTGATCAAAATCCACTGCGACCTGAGGCCCAAGTTCAAGGGATACAATCTGTTCGAGTGCGTTTCGAACAAACTGATTGAGCTGCACATAAAT AGGACCCCCCGAGACTGCCGGACACGATGGAACAATCTTTTCCGGAGCTACAAGGAGTGCCGATCGAGACTGAGAGTGAACGACAAAGCGCCGGTTAAGTTCGAATACTTTGACGAAATCGATGCCTATTACAAGGATTGCCAATTTTTGACGAATGTAGTTTAG